The genomic window GGCCCTTTTTTCCATACTGGGAGAGGCCTGTGACGGGGCTTCGGTGTTGGATCTTTTTGCCGGAAGCGGTATCCTGGGGTTCGAAGCCCTCAGTCGGGGGGGGCGGCAGGCCTGTTTCGTGGACAACAGCCGGGAGGTGACGCGCCAACTGCAAAGCAGCGCCGGTCAGTTGAAACTGGCGGATCGGGTGGCGGTCCTTCAGGCGGGATTGGAGGAGAAAAGGGTCTGGGAGAGTACTGTCAGGAAAATGACCTTGCAAATGGGATGGAATAGGGCATTCAATCTGGTGTTTCTGGATCCCCCTTATGGCCAGGGGTGGGTACCCCGCATCCTCTCCTCCCTGCGGACCGGCGACTGTCTCGCGGAGGGCGCCCTGCTGGTGGCGGAACAGGAACGGGGGGCCGGTCTGTTGACCGGCCTGGAAGGCTGGGAGCTGTTGAACAGCCGGTGCTACGGGGGAACCGAACTGGTCTTCCTGAAACATCGTGGATCGGGACGCGCGGTTGGCCGGGAGGATTCCGGCACGGCTTCGCCTGACGCTTGAGGAAGGGCATGTCCATCATTCGCACCGCTGTCTATCCGGGAACCTTCGATCCCATCACCCTGGGACATCTCGACATCATCACCCGTGGCTTGCACCTTTTCGGACATCTGGTGGTGGCCGTGGCGGCCAGCCAGGGCAAGAGAACCCTGTTTTCCCTGGAGGAGCGCCTGGAGCTGGTGAGACGGAGTGTGCAGGATCTGCCGGGAGTCGAGGTAGATTGTCTGCCGGGTCTGCTGGTGGACTATGTCAGCCGGAGGGAGGCCTCCGTGGTGTTGCGGGGTCTGCGCGCCGTCTCCGATTTCGAATACGAATTCCAGATGGTGGGCATGAACCGGAAGCTGGCTCCCGGCGTGGAGACGGTTTTTCTCATGGCAGGGGAATCCACCACCTTCATCGCCTCCCACCTGATCCGGGAAGTGGCCTCCATGGGGGGGGACGTGGGGGCCCTGGTGCCACCGCCGGTGGTCACGGCCCTGCAACGGCTGATCCGCGAGAAACCCGCCACGTGACGACGCCCGCCATGACGACCCGAACGCTGCAAACCCTTCATGTACGCACCTTCGGCTGTCAGATGAACGCCTACGATTCGGCGCGCATGGAAGGCCTGCTGCGGGAGAGACTGGGCCTTCTGCCGGAAGAGGATCCCGATCTGGCGGATGTGATCGTGCTCAACACCTGCCACATCCGGGAAAAGGCGGAAGAGAAGCTCTTTTCGGAGCTGGGCCGTCTGCACAAGAGTCGCAGGGGACGCCCGGTGGTGATGGCCGTCGGTGGCTGTGTCGGTCAGGCCCAGGGCAGCGCCATCTTCCGTCGCGCCCCCTTCGTGGATATCGTCTTCGGACCGCAGAACTACCATCGTCTGCCGGAGATGCTGACGCGCATCCTGGCGGGGGAGAGCCGGGTTCTGGACGATGCCTCCGTGGCGGAGGACAAGTTCGAAAGCGCACCTCCGGTGGTGGCGCATCAGGGGGTGGGACAGGTCACGGTTCAGGAGGGCTGCGACGCCTTCTGCACCTATTGCGTGGTGCCCTTCACCCGAGGCCGGGAGTGGAGTCGTCCGGTGGCGGAGGTGGTCGCCGAAACGGAGCGGCTCGTGGCGCACGGTGCGGTGGAGATCCACCTGCTGGGGCAGAACGTCAACGCCTACAACGGCCCGGATGAACAGGGAACACCCTTCGACCTGGGGCTTCTGTTGCGCCGTGTCGCTCTGGTCGACGGGGTGAAACGCATTCGCTTCGTCACCTCCCATCCCAAACAGATGGACCCGAGCCTGGTGGAGGCCCTGGCGGAGGTTCCCGAGGTGTGTCCCTACCTGCACCTGCCCATTCAGAGCGGTTCGGATCGCATTCTGGAGGCCATGGGTCGGGGGCACACGGTGGCCGACTACCTCCACTGGGTGGAGACGGTGCGTCGGGCCCGGCCCGGAGTGGCCCTGGCCTCGGATTTCATCGTCGGTTTCCCGGGAGAGGACGAGGCCGCCTTTGCCGAAACCCTGGCTCTGGTGGAACGGGTGGGTTTCGACCACGCCTACTCCTTCAAATTTTCCGCCCGGCCCGGAACCGTGGCGGCCAGCCTGCCCGATCAGGTGCCCGAGCCGGTGAAGAAAGAGCGGCTGGAACGCCTGCAGACCCGTCTCAACGCCATCCAGTGGGAAAAAAACCGCCAACGGGCGGGACGCATCGAAGAGGTGCTGGTGGAAGGAATGGCTCCCCTCGGCAAGGGTCATCTCTCCGGTCGAACCCCCTGCAACCGCATGGTCCACTTCCCCGGCGATGCGGAGTGGATCGGCAGAACGGTGCGGGTGGCGATTCTCGAAGGATTGCCCAACTCCTTGCGCGGTCGTCTGGAAAAGGAACCCCCATGAGCAATGGGCAGGATGTTCCCGAGGCGGCGGTCGATCTGGTCTCCGAAAAGATCGCCTTTGCCGACAACACCATGGCCGCGGCCCTGTTCGGGGAGCTGCACGCCCATCTCCGCCTGACGGAAGCCCGTCTGCGGGTGGTCATTCAGGCCCGGGGCAACGAAGTGGTCATTTCGGGGGAGAAGGGGGCGGTGGAACAGGCCCTGCGACTCCTGACCGAACTCTACAGCCACCTGGAACAGGGTGGTTCGGTGGATGTTCCCCGGGTGGAGGAGGGGCTGCAGATGGTGGGGGAAGCCCGCCCCGGCCAAAGCCTCTTCACCCTGGAGGAGTCCCTGCAGACCCCGCGCCGCACCATTTTCCCCCGCAATCCCCGGCAGCAACTCTTCCTTCGAACCATGCGGAAAAAACATCTCACCCTGGCGGTAGGGCCCGCCGGAACGGGCAAGACCTATCTGGCGGTGGCCATGGGGGTGGTGGCCCTGCTGCGCGGCGAAGTGGAACGCATCGTGCTGACCCGACCGGTGGTGGAGGCGGGAGAACATCTGGGCTTTCTGCCGGGGGATCTGCAGGCCAAGGTGGATCCCTACATCCGCCCCCTCTACGATGCCCTCTTCGACATGCTGGGCACGGAAAAGGTGGAACGCATGCTGGCTCAGAACGCCCTGGAAATCGCCCCCCTGGCCTTCATGCGGGGTCGTACCCTGTCCCGGGTCTTCGCCATCCTGGACGAAGCCCAGAATACCACGCGGGAGCAGATGAAGATGTTTCTGACCCGTCTCGGCGAGGGGTCGAGCATGGTGGTCTGCGGGGATATCACCCAGGTGGATCTGCCCGGCGGGCGTGGCTCCGGTCTGATGCATGCCCTGGCGGTTCTCGAAGGCATTGATGAGATCGGCATCTGCCATTTTTCGGAACGGGATGTCGTGCGCCACTCCCTGGTTCGTCAGATCGTGCGGGCCTACGAAACCCACGAACAAACCGGGGAGTATGTCATGGGGCCCCGGCGATCCACCGGGACCGGAGCAACGGGATGAAAAACATCATGATCGACGAGGCGCGACCTTTTGCCGGTTTGCGTCGTGGCAGCCAGCCCCGGTTCTGGCATTTTGACCGGTGGATCGGTGATTCCCGGTCTGTCGACCTGATGCTTTTCCTGACGCTGGTTGCCCTGTTGACCCTGCTCTACTCGCCCGTCGCTCTGGAAGCGCCGGACATCCCCGGCATCGGCGCCATCGCCACCCACGACATCAAGGCCCACAGCGACATCCTCATCGAGGACAAGGAGAACACCCGGCGTCGCCAGGAAGATGTGGCCAAGGGGGTTCCTCCGGCCTACGACTGGGATCCCTCCATGATGGCCGATATCCACCAGCAGTTGCTGCTCGTTCTGGACTGGCTGGGGGAGAATCTTTTGAAGCGGGAGCAGGAAAATACCCGGAAGTTGCGGGAGGAGTTGTTGCAGGAGCTGGAGACCGATATTCCCCCCCGGGCCTTCCAGGCCTTGCTGTCCCTGGAGCCGAATCTGCGAAACGCCGAGACCAAACCGGTTGCGGAAGCCAAACCCGTCGTGGAGAACAAGCCCGGCAAGGAGAAGGGTCTCTCCCCGGAGGAGGTCAAGGGCAAAGGGGAGATCGCCCTGCGGGAGAGTGGCGAGGAACCCGAAGCCTCGGGTGTCGCGGTCACCCGCAACCGGACCTTCGCCCCCCTGAGACAGGCCCTGAGACAATGGCTGGCCCCCTACGCCCGCAAACGGGTGGTCAACGGGCCGGAGGTCATCAAGGATCTGACCGGCATTCCCTTCACCGTGCTCCCCCTCGGCGGCGAGGAAGAGGTGTTGGATCGCGGCGTTCGGGAACTCATCAACCTGGACGATATCCGCAATCAGTTGGAAGTCGACGGCGACAAATATCTCCGTGCTTTTCCCGAGGTGTTGCGGGAGTGGTTGATTGCCGAGGTGAAGGCCCAGGTGCGGCCCAATCTGGTGCTGAACCTGGCCAAAACCCGGGAGCGCCGCCAATTGGCCATGGAGAATGTGGACAAGGTCTATTTCCGGGCCCGCAAAGGCGAAATGCTGGTGCGGGAAGGGGAGATCGTCACCGAAGGGGTTCACGTCAAGATCCGCGCCCTGCAACAGGAGCGTCGTTCCGGAAGCAAGTTCGTGCCCCTGACCGGACTGGCCGTGGCCGTGGGTCTGTTGCTGGTTCTGGGCCGACTCTTTCTGCTCAAAACCTCTCCCACCTTTCCTCGGGAGAAGAAGACCTTCTATATCCTGGGGGCCATTCTGCTGATGGTGGCTCTGGTCTGCACCGTGGTTTCCGCCATGGGCATGGGCATGGCCCGGCTGTTCCACTGGCCTGCCGGCATGGTGCCCTATCTGCTGCCGGTAGCCATGGCCTCGGCCCTCTCCTCCCTGATCGTCGGGGCCCGACACGGCCTGCCGGGTGGAGCGGTGGTCATCGGAACCATCCTGGCCATGTTGTCCTCCCTGGGTCGGGAGGGCGGGGTGGCCCTCTTCGCCTATTTCATGGTGGGAACCCTGGTGGGTGGTCTCACCCTGCGGGCCTGCCGTCACCGTTTCGACGTGCTCAAATCCGGGCTCTGGATCGGCCTGGCCCAGATGGTGGCCCAGCCGGCCATGGAAACCCTCTCCGGAGGAGAGCTGCTGGCCTTCGACCTCCTGGTTGGCATGCTCATGGCCCTGACCAGCGGCCTGTTGACCGGCCTGCTCTCCCTGGCCCTGATCCCCGTTTTCGAATGGGTCTTCAACATCACCACCGACAGCCGTCTCATGGAACTGGCCAGCGGGGACCATCCCCTGATCAAACAACTCTCTCTGCGGGCTCCCGGCACCTACCACCATTCGGTGATGATGGGCAACCTGGCGGAAGCCGCTGCCGAAAGCATCGGGGCCAATCCCCTGATGGCCCGGGTCATGGCCCTCTACCACGATATCGGCAAGATGACCAAACCGCACTACTTCGTGGAAAACCAGTCCGGGGAGAACCGCCACGACCATCTGGTCCCCTCCATGTCCGTGAAGATCATCATCGGCCATATCAAGGACGGGGTGGAGCTGGCGCGGCAATACAAACTGGGCGGGCCGGTACTCGAAGCCATCACCGAACACCAGGGCACCACCCTGTTGCAGTTCTTCTACAACAAGGCCACCCAGGAGGCGGCCAAACGGGGGGACGCGGTCTCCGAGGAGGAGTTCCGCTACCCCGGTCCCAAACCCCGCAGTCGGGAGGCGGGCATCCTCATGATCGCCGATGCCGTCGAGGCGGCGGTGCGTTCCCAGAAAAACCCCACGCCCGCCAAGATCCAGGCCGTGGTGCATCGCATCGTCAACTCCAAGATCGCCGACGGGCAGTTGGATGATTGCCACCTGACCATGCGGGAGCTGGCCAGGATCGAGGAGACCTTCTGCCGGGTGCTGATCCTCGGTTTCTACCACCATCGCATCGAATATCCCGATCAGATTCGCAAACGCAGGGAGGGTTTTCATGGCGGCCCCGAAAGTATGGGTCAGCCGGGTCCATCCCCCATGGCCCCGAGTTGAACCCCTGGTGAAAAAGGCCGTGAAAGCGGTGTTCAAGGTTCTGCCGAAGAAGACCGGCAAAGGCGCCAAGGGAGAGATCAGCGTGCGATTGGGCACTGCGGAGGAGATTCGCGCCTGCAACCGCACCTATCGGGGCCGGGACGAGGTGACCAACGTCCTCTCCTTCGAGCAGACGGAACCTCCGGGTCCGGGACAACCCCGGCTGCTGGGGGATATCCTGCTCTGCCACGAGCGGCTGG from Magnetococcales bacterium includes these protein-coding regions:
- the rsmD gene encoding 16S rRNA (guanine(966)-N(2))-methyltransferase RsmD — protein: MVRITGGSLRGMRIPVPHTLQTRPTTDRVREALFSILGEACDGASVLDLFAGSGILGFEALSRGGRQACFVDNSREVTRQLQSSAGQLKLADRVAVLQAGLEEKRVWESTVRKMTLQMGWNRAFNLVFLDPPYGQGWVPRILSSLRTGDCLAEGALLVAEQERGAGLLTGLEGWELLNSRCYGGTELVFLKHRGSGRAVGREDSGTASPDA
- a CDS encoding HDIG domain-containing protein is translated as MKNIMIDEARPFAGLRRGSQPRFWHFDRWIGDSRSVDLMLFLTLVALLTLLYSPVALEAPDIPGIGAIATHDIKAHSDILIEDKENTRRRQEDVAKGVPPAYDWDPSMMADIHQQLLLVLDWLGENLLKREQENTRKLREELLQELETDIPPRAFQALLSLEPNLRNAETKPVAEAKPVVENKPGKEKGLSPEEVKGKGEIALRESGEEPEASGVAVTRNRTFAPLRQALRQWLAPYARKRVVNGPEVIKDLTGIPFTVLPLGGEEEVLDRGVRELINLDDIRNQLEVDGDKYLRAFPEVLREWLIAEVKAQVRPNLVLNLAKTRERRQLAMENVDKVYFRARKGEMLVREGEIVTEGVHVKIRALQQERRSGSKFVPLTGLAVAVGLLLVLGRLFLLKTSPTFPREKKTFYILGAILLMVALVCTVVSAMGMGMARLFHWPAGMVPYLLPVAMASALSSLIVGARHGLPGGAVVIGTILAMLSSLGREGGVALFAYFMVGTLVGGLTLRACRHRFDVLKSGLWIGLAQMVAQPAMETLSGGELLAFDLLVGMLMALTSGLLTGLLSLALIPVFEWVFNITTDSRLMELASGDHPLIKQLSLRAPGTYHHSVMMGNLAEAAAESIGANPLMARVMALYHDIGKMTKPHYFVENQSGENRHDHLVPSMSVKIIIGHIKDGVELARQYKLGGPVLEAITEHQGTTLLQFFYNKATQEAAKRGDAVSEEEFRYPGPKPRSREAGILMIADAVEAAVRSQKNPTPAKIQAVVHRIVNSKIADGQLDDCHLTMRELARIEETFCRVLILGFYHHRIEYPDQIRKRREGFHGGPESMGQPGPSPMAPS
- the miaB gene encoding tRNA (N6-isopentenyl adenosine(37)-C2)-methylthiotransferase MiaB, whose protein sequence is MTTRTLQTLHVRTFGCQMNAYDSARMEGLLRERLGLLPEEDPDLADVIVLNTCHIREKAEEKLFSELGRLHKSRRGRPVVMAVGGCVGQAQGSAIFRRAPFVDIVFGPQNYHRLPEMLTRILAGESRVLDDASVAEDKFESAPPVVAHQGVGQVTVQEGCDAFCTYCVVPFTRGREWSRPVAEVVAETERLVAHGAVEIHLLGQNVNAYNGPDEQGTPFDLGLLLRRVALVDGVKRIRFVTSHPKQMDPSLVEALAEVPEVCPYLHLPIQSGSDRILEAMGRGHTVADYLHWVETVRRARPGVALASDFIVGFPGEDEAAFAETLALVERVGFDHAYSFKFSARPGTVAASLPDQVPEPVKKERLERLQTRLNAIQWEKNRQRAGRIEEVLVEGMAPLGKGHLSGRTPCNRMVHFPGDAEWIGRTVRVAILEGLPNSLRGRLEKEPP
- a CDS encoding PhoH family protein; translated protein: MSNGQDVPEAAVDLVSEKIAFADNTMAAALFGELHAHLRLTEARLRVVIQARGNEVVISGEKGAVEQALRLLTELYSHLEQGGSVDVPRVEEGLQMVGEARPGQSLFTLEESLQTPRRTIFPRNPRQQLFLRTMRKKHLTLAVGPAGTGKTYLAVAMGVVALLRGEVERIVLTRPVVEAGEHLGFLPGDLQAKVDPYIRPLYDALFDMLGTEKVERMLAQNALEIAPLAFMRGRTLSRVFAILDEAQNTTREQMKMFLTRLGEGSSMVVCGDITQVDLPGGRGSGLMHALAVLEGIDEIGICHFSERDVVRHSLVRQIVRAYETHEQTGEYVMGPRRSTGTGATG
- the coaD gene encoding pantetheine-phosphate adenylyltransferase; this encodes MIRTAVYPGTFDPITLGHLDIITRGLHLFGHLVVAVAASQGKRTLFSLEERLELVRRSVQDLPGVEVDCLPGLLVDYVSRREASVVLRGLRAVSDFEYEFQMVGMNRKLAPGVETVFLMAGESTTFIASHLIREVASMGGDVGALVPPPVVTALQRLIREKPAT
- the ybeY gene encoding rRNA maturation RNase YbeY codes for the protein MKKAVKAVFKVLPKKTGKGAKGEISVRLGTAEEIRACNRTYRGRDEVTNVLSFEQTEPPGPGQPRLLGDILLCHERLVAEAAEQHKTFEAHLTHLVIHGTLHLLGFDHERSGEEARRQEAWERRILERMGYGDPYV